In Humulus lupulus chromosome 7, drHumLupu1.1, whole genome shotgun sequence, the following are encoded in one genomic region:
- the LOC133791157 gene encoding protein THYLAKOID ASSEMBLY 8-like, chloroplastic, protein MATRAFSRSKISTLVSGLFRVIHCTPIKETLLPIKSKVLAFEIDSREPICGFRLYHDGRPRGPLWRGKKLIGKEALFVILGLKRFKDDEEKLDKFIKTHVLRLLKLDLIAVLTELERQEEVTLATKVFNVVRKQDWYKADVFMYKDLIIALARSKKMDEVMQLWESMKNEDIFPDSQTYSEVIRGFLSIGSPGDAMNIYEDMKKSPDPPEELPFRILLKGLLPHPLLRNRVKQDFEELFPEKHMYDPPEEIFGAH, encoded by the exons ATGGCGACTCGAGCATTTTCAAGATCAAAAATTTCAACCTTGGTTTCAGGATTATTCCGAGTAATTCACTGTACACCGATTAAGGAGACGCTGTTGCCTATAAAATCAAAAGTTTTAGCATTTGAAATCGATTCGCGGGAACCCATTTGCGGGTTTAGACTATACCATGACGGAAGGCCCAGGGGACCCCTTTGGAGAGGCAAGAAGCTTATTGGGAAAGAAGCGCTTTTTGTGATATTGGGGTTGAAGAGGTTCAAGGATGACGAAGAGAAGCTTGACAAGTTTATCAAAACCCATGTTCTGAGGCTTTTGAAGCTTGATTTGATTGCTGTTCTCACTGAACTTGAGCGCCAGGAGGAGGTTACTTTGGCTACCAAG GTATTTAATGTGGTTCGAAAGCAAGACTGGTACAAGGCTGATGTTTTTATGTACAAAGACTTGATTATTGCACTTGCAAGGAGTAAGAAAATGGATGAAGTTATGCAGCTATGGGAGAGCATGAAAAATGAAGATATATTTCCCGATTCTCAAACATATTCAGAAGTTATTAGAGGTTTTTTGAGCATTGGTTCTCCTGGAGATGCAATGAACATATACGAGGACATGAAGAAATCTCCAGACCCGCCAGAAGAGTTGCCTTTTAGGATTTTACTGAAGGGCCTCCTGCCACACCCTCTTTTGAGAAACAGAGTCAAGCAAGACTTTGAAGAGCTCTTTCCCGAAAAGCATATGTATGATCCGCCAGAAGAGATATTTGGCGCACACTGA